One genomic region from Bactrocera tryoni isolate S06 chromosome 3, CSIRO_BtryS06_freeze2, whole genome shotgun sequence encodes:
- the LOC120772235 gene encoding dymeclin — MGINVSRQANLSENELLQRFVGRTHIPPDAEEFWNALLNYHITIPEDSQEQLNLDSRLETLCQSFISNNLKTGNLGSLITVFLHKASELLALSDKESNLHIWQTFNALFIIRSLVKYIIETGSEFQLLQHFEAIPSAELLRAEEDAAATGVHGENTTIAVEAREEETTANLLLRAAVVVDGAKFETFIDALVNLIVVIPVKDFTYHLHLEAVNTFITLLSVHLFTEQPTEKSIIFRTIYKCQHANVLVSALLHFVARMVEVPHTMFGSSTSGSFVFGIAESLLSIFTFRKQQDVLKATSASGAELSQQFRDHYPLANQSLLLILILTNHCTTKDNPFRVSLFGCADSKDSPKDGASFQIDFSSVYETLCRIVTIDQATLLLYLLLHRNERFYRFVMAQNDVENLVIPILQTLYHAPDSTSHHIYMSLIVLLILSEDDGFNKNVHNIMLKNIHWYTERTISEISLGGLLILVVIRTIQYNMLKMRDKYLHTNCLAALANMSGQFRALHPYVAQRLISLFETLARKHTRLDAQLKEPVNNAVSVNVTTTPEDMLQDLTVLEEVLRMVLEILNSCLSNQLVYCPNLVYTLLYKRSVFESFRSHHAFQDIIQNIDMVVGFFSSRLQRVQEQRGELGVNEVFEVISKGASQWSSDRLRKFPDLKFKYVEEDAPEEFFIPYVWTLVCKYGCVHFSSESIKGVTTEIQC, encoded by the exons atGGGGATCAACGTCAGCAGACAAGCTAATCTCTCCGAGAATGAGCTATTGCAACGTTTTGTAGGACGTACACATATTCCACCAGACGCTGAGGAGTTTTGGAATGCACTACTAAACTATCATATAACAATACCGGAAGATAG TCAAGAACAGCTAAATTTGGATTCACGTTTGGAGACACTTTGCCAATCGTTCATCAGTAATAATTTGAAGACGGGAAATTTGGGTTCACTGATAACTGTGTTTCTGCACAAAGCATCAGAATTACTAGCTTTATCCGACAAAGAAAGTAATCTGCACATATGGCAAACATTTAATGCACTCTTCATAATACGTTCGCTGGTTAAGTATATAATCGAGACCGGATCGGAGTTTCAGTTATTGCAACATTTTGAAGCTATACCGAGTGCAGAGTTGTTGCGTGCGGAGGAAGATGCCGCAGCAACAGGTGTGCACGGCGAGAATACCACCATAGCGGTTGAGGCAAGAGAAGAAGAAACTACTGCTAACTTGCTGCTGAGGGCAGCGGTTGTCGTTGACGGTGCAAAGTTCGAAACATTCATTGATGCGCTGGTCAATTTGATTGTGGTGATTCCAGTCAA GGATTTCACATATCACTTGCATTTGGAGGCGGTGAATACATTCATCACGCTGCTCTCCGTACACCTATTCACCGAGCAACCCACGGAGAAGTCAATCATTTTTAG aACTATATACAAATGTCAGCATGCCAATGTGCTCGTATCGGCGCTGTTACATTTCGTGGCACGCATGGTGGAGGTGCCACACACAATGTTCGGTTCGTCAACGTCCGGCTCATTTGTCTTTGGTATTGCCGAGTCTTTACTCTCCATTTTCACATTTCGCAAACAACAGGACGTGCTGAAAGCCACTAGCGCTTCAGGTGCTGAACTTTCACAACAATTCCGTGATCATTACCCACTCGCCAATCAAAGTCTTCTACTCATACTCATCTTGACGAATCACTGCACCACTAAGGATAATCCGTTTCGTGTCAGCTTATTCGGCTGTGCCGATTCGAAAGATTCACCCAAAGATGGCGCTTCCTTTCAGATCGATTTCTCTTCGGTTTACGAAACACTTTGCCGCATCGTGACCATTGATCAGGCAACATTGTTACTTTATCTCTTGCTACATCGAAACGAACGTTTCTATCGCTTTGTAATGGCACAAAATGATGTTGAGAATTTGGTTATACCGATATTGCAAACGCTCTACCATGCGCCGGATAGCACTTCTCATCACATCTACATGTCGCTCATTGTCTTACTAATATTGAGCGAGGATGACGGCTTCAACAAGAACGTGCATAATATA ATGCTTAAAAATATACACTGGTACACCGAGCGCACCATTTCCGAAATATCACTGGGTGGCCTTCTCATCCTGGTTGTCATACGCACCATACAGTACAATATGCTGAAGATGCGCGATAAGTATTTGCATACGAATTGTTTGGCAGCACTGGCGAATATGTCGGGACAATTTCGTGCATTACATCCATATGTAGCACAACGACTGATATCGCTCTTCGAGACATTAGCGCGCAAGCATACACGCCTCGATGCACAGCTAAAGGAGCCGGTCAATAATGCGGTGTCCGTTAATGTTACAACAACTCCCGAAGATATGCTGCAAGATCTCACAGTGCTGGAGGAGGTGTTACGCATGGTGTTGGAGATACTCAACTCATGTCTGTCCAATCAGCTCGTGTATTGTCCAAATCTAGTGTACACATTGCTTTACAAGCGCAGCGTGTTCGAGAGTTTTCGCAGTCATCATGCGTTTCAGGACATAATACAAAACATCGATATG gTTGTGGGCTTCTTTTCCTCACGTCTGCAGCGAGTGCAGGAACAGCGTGGCGAATTGGGTGTCAATGAAGTGTTTGAGGTTATATCGAAGGGCGCTAGCCAGTGGTCTAGCGATCGCTTGCGT AAATTTCCGGACCTGAAATTCAAATATGTTGAAGAAGATGCGCCCGAAGAGTTTTTCATTCCATACGTTTGGACCTTGGTGTGCAAATACGGTTGTGTGCACTTCAGTTCAGAGAGTATTAAAGGTGTGACCACAGAAATACAATGCTAA
- the LOC120772237 gene encoding uncharacterized protein LOC120772237, with translation MEQSTFQPGDICLECQQNGESHKLRTFYIDIDEQIVKCESSSCIYPYENDFSESEDENNAEANQSCSPKPNSVPNLDIISFTNNECDDADSVRFVEALLSNTNKNEKTTVVMNTKQESCQSEIFNQNIGLGKEAESTITSATLDTSLQSNDTDHTEDVAFIDALFSNCEAKTIQMCESKSLEVIPPLPATSPTFDMPIISFDFSNNLPVATKQERLPKEDIKPQIEIQCIQTVKAGFASTMNADNTYMPKVSIKSLELIKTEYIKEEPVVQTPATKQPSEQTDKTSLNNDTKMRISRYFDTLRVKQEMSPKTFTKHKKRTNKQQPAKSENAAGSSLVNVLAVLRNKTQK, from the coding sequence atggAACAGAGCACATTTCAACCTGGTGATATCTGTCTGGAATGTCAGCAGAATGGGGAAAGCCACAAGttgcgaacattttatattgacaTAGATGAACAAATagttaaatgtgaaagttcATCTTGCATATATCCCTATGAGAATGACTTTTCTGAATCAGAAGATGAAAATAATGCCGAAGCAAATCAAAGTTGTTCCCCCAAACCAAATTCTGTACCCAATCttgatataatttcttttactaATAATGAATGTGACGATGCAGACAGTGTACGTTTTGTGGAAGCTTTGCTTAGCAACACTAACAAAAATGAGAAAACCACGGTGGTAATGAACACAAAACAGGAGTCATGTCAATCTGAAATCTTCAATCAAAATATCGGATTAGGGAAAGAAGCAGAAAGTACTATAACATCCGCCACATTGGATACGTCTTTGCAATCAAATGATACCGATCATACAGAAGATGTTGCTTTTATTGACGCTTTATTTAGCAACTGTGAAGCTAAAACAATCCAAATGTGTGAATCAAAATCCTTAGAGGTTATACCACCTCTTCCGGCAACGTCTCCAACGTTTGATATGCCTATAATAAGTTTTGACTTCAGCAATAACCTTCCTGTTGCAACAAAGCAAGAACGCCTTCCTAAAGAAGATATTAAACCACAAATCGAAATTCAGTGCATACAGACTGTTAAAGCTGGATTTGCAAGTACGATGAATGCAGATAATACGTATATGCCAAAAGTCTCCATAAAATCTCTAGAATTAATTAAAACCGAGTATATTAAGGAGGAACCAGTTGTGCAGACGCCGGCAACCAAACAGCCATCAGAGCAAACAGATAAGACTAGCTTGAATAACGATACTAAAATGCGCATTTCTCGTTACTTTGATACTTTGCGCGTGAAACAGGAAATGTCTCCAAAGACATTTACAAAACATAAGAAACgcacaaataaacaacaaccaGCAAAATCGGAGAATGCTGCTGGGAGCAGTTTGGTAAATGTGCTAGCCGTGCTGAGGAATAAAACACAGAAATGA
- the LOC120772239 gene encoding mitochondrial import receptor subunit TOM7 homolog, with product MALSPGVKERLEVVYDVAKTTFHWGFIPMVIYLGFRKGAEPGMPPLSLLSLLWQ from the exons ATGGCTTTATCACCTGGCGTAAAGGAACGTTTAGAAGTGGTTTATGACGTCGCAAAGACCACGTTTCACTGGGGATTCATTCCGATGGTTATTTACTTAG GTTTCCGTAAAGGCGCTGAACCCGGCATGCCACCACTATCGCTACTGAGCTTGCTTTGGCAATAA